The Camelina sativa cultivar DH55 unplaced genomic scaffold, Cs unpScaffold02940, whole genome shotgun sequence nucleotide sequence GCCAAGGACAATCAAAGCACATAAGTACTAGAATGCATATCAACGCGACAACATAAGTTGAAGCAGTACTAAAATAAAAGACCAGCCTGTCAATAGCAGCTTCACcgtctctttcttctcctccattACCTGCTTCCTTTGTAGTCTCACAACTTCTATCAGTTGGTGGTCCACAAAGAAGAGGATTGCCTATGTAGCTTTTCTCGTTGAAGGTATTGAACTGCTTTCCTTGTGGAACGATCCCTGATAAATTGTTGTAAGACACGTTGAACACAGCAAGAGAAGTAAGGCTGGTAAGCTGTTGAGGAATGCTTCCCCGCAACATGTTATAAGAAAGATCAAGGCTCTCAATATCCTTCAGTTTAGAGAATCTGGATGGTATGAAACTCGACAAAAGATTGTGAGAGAGATTCAACACTCGTAGTTTGGAGAGGTCTCCAA carries:
- the LOC104774457 gene encoding leucine-rich repeat receptor-like kinase protein FLORAL ORGAN NUMBER1; translation: MSIKLIPPISRTQSFQSEYYKSALLVEDFTIYYVTFQETEIKFAMKQRYDSYTGESWFSDSYSGTSNPKNGILDYLYGLDLSSNELSGVIPTELGDLSKLRVLNLSHNLLSSFIPSRFSKLKDIESLDLSYNMLRGSIPQQLTSLTSLAVFNVSYNNLSGIVPQGKQFNTFNEKSYIGNPLLCGPPTDRSCETTKEAGNGGEERDGEAAIDRLVFYFSTASTYVVALICILVLMCFD